The following coding sequences are from one Nymphalis io chromosome 5, ilAglIoxx1.1, whole genome shotgun sequence window:
- the LOC126768632 gene encoding midnolin homolog: MERATGTEVYGCGSPHSTDITLNIQTTTGGSFSISLNGKNTVEHLKKAVSKKLKVSKDRICLLHRERQLRDGTLQENGVLDGSRIILLPSVETGLLSQRPDNSVMQALESLNDAQVNDFLSGKSPLNLTMRLGDHMMLIQLQLSTLNSSSSGGSRTLRTSTPTKSSTIRTKCDSRDTPSSHTTHKSSHCEETVLHSDKSKQENQMTILQTPDLDMLQNAFELYRTMAQEKYAVKSTLSKDEEDKLDTSNCTLSDLSDTSLESEQSPIKSLSNLVSSPIDATTSENKDMSVASAVKSSLIDLLSSTKLPTDSVSSTSAMSDKVSPTTSHTSDSSISDDSDNFTDQSSFLAESTIDEYPMENLFNSAVDKGLFDEQDESMMDREISNLATTSHGSQETSGTLPSFQSLNEPLKNKRFQYLLHKTSKFKHPIGHNKQKAFMQSVVNKHKKKITSISSQSEASFPQPSTSKSESYVTNTKKTLQSGGQIEEVTPSTSKQVSFRAPDAPRKPQRASPTPPVDTKALIEASKNLTQKLKKLSKEVLTNKVDLRTAEESVRSKIGPGAVIESMKHHGKGIYSGTFSGTLNPALQDRYGRPKRDISTIIHILNDLLCAAPPIALSQKESKHSCSTINLDEARKCLGCSQPSCSYGQCDGHLPSTSGKGCICDHKTCQCNRLDPNVCISCEGNSIPGETCKKCDMAKTLAMENSKTKCKLEQLRLVMQQKKQRREARKLKTLPYTTPSKAIAAAEKQAVMQEEIETVA, translated from the exons atGGAACGTGCAACAGGAACAGAAGTTTACGGGTGTGGCTCGCCCCATTCTACGGACATAACGCTAAATATACAAACGACAACGGGTGGTAGTTTCTCTATTAGTCTGAACGGTAAAAACACAGTGGAGCATCTGAAAAAGGCCGTTTCAAAGAAACTTAAAGTGTCAAAGGATAGAATTTGTCTTCTGCATCGCGAAAG ACAACTGAGAGATGGTACTCTGCAAGAAAATGGTGTACTTGATGGATCGCGGATAATTTTACTACCGAGTGTCGAGACGGGCCTTCTG AGTCAAAGACCCGACAACTCGGTGATGCAAGCTTTGGAGTCCCTAAATGATGCACAAGTTAATGACTTTTTGAGTGGCAAATCTCCTCTTAATTTGACAATGAGATTGGGTGATCATATGATGTTAATCCAGTTGCAATTATCAACTTTGAATTCTAGTTCATCAGGTGGCTCTCGGACTTTAAGGACATCCACTCCAACTAAAAGTTCAACTATACGAACAAAGTGTGACTCTAGGGATACACCAAGCTCACATACTACACATAAATCGTCACATTGTGAAGAAACAGTACTTCACAGTGATAAGAGTAAGCAAGAAAATCAAATGACTATTTTACAAACACCAGATCTAGATATGTTACAAAATGCTTTTGAGTTATACCGCACAATGGCTCAAGAAAAATACGCAGTGAAATCTACATTAAGTAAAGATGAAGAGGATAAGTTGGATACATCAAATTGTACACTTTCAGATTTATCAGACACATCATTAGAAAGTGAACAGTCTCCCATAAAATCTCTATCTAATTTGGTGTCTAGTCCAATTGATGCAACTACCTCTGAAAACAAGGATATGTCTGTAGCAAGTGCTGTAAAGAGTAGTTTAATAGACTTGTTATCAAGTACTAAATTACCTACGGATTCTGTTTCTTCTACAAGTGCCATGAGTGATAAAGTCTCTCCGACAACTTCCCACACTTCAGATAGTTCCATCAGTGATGACAGTGACAACTTTACTGACCAAAGTTCATTCCTTGCTGAGAGCACAATCGATGAGTATCCaatggaaaatttatttaacagtgCTGTGGACAAAGGCTTATTTGATGAACAGGATGAATCTATGATGGACAGAGAGATTTCTAATTTGGCAACAACGAGTCATGGATCACAGGAAACATCAGGAACTCTGCCATCATTTCAGAGTTTGAATGAACCATTAAAAAACAAGCGCTTCCAGTATTTACttcataaaacttcaaaattcaAACATCCTATTGGCCATAATAAGCAGAAAGCTTTTATGCAGTCTGTTGTTAATAAACATAAGAAGAAGATTACATCAATAAGTAGTCAGTCAGAAGCAAGTTTTCCTCAGCCTTCAACCTCTAAAAGTGAATCATATGTGACAAATACGAAAAAAACACTTCAATCAGGTGGACAGATTGAAGAGGTAACGCCTTCAACTTCTAAGCAAGTATCCTTTAGGGCTCCAGATGCACCTAGAAAACCTCAAAGGGCATCTCCTACCCCACCCGTAGATACTAAAGCTCTTATAGAAGCATCAAAAAATTTGACACAGAAATTGAAGAAGTTATCGAAGGAGGTTTTGACCAACAAGGTTGATCTCAGAACAGCAGAAGAGTCAGTGCGCTCTAAGATAGGCCCTGGAGCTGTAATAGAATCAATGAAGCACCATGGGAAAGGAATATATTCAGGTACATTTTCCGGCACCCTGAATCCAGCTCTTCAAGAcag ATATGGACGACCAAAGAGGGATATTTCAACAATCATTCACATATTAAATGACTTATTATGTGCTGCACCACCCATTGCTTTATCACAG AAAGAATCTAAACACTCGTGTTCGACGATAAATCTAGACGAAGCTAGAAAATGCCTTGGTTGCAGTCAACCCTCATGTTCTTACGGTCAGTGTGACGGCCACCTCCCTTCTACTTCGGGCAAGGGTTGCATATGTGACCACAAAACCTGTCAGTGTAATAGATTGGATCCCAATGTGTGTATCTCTTGTGAAGGAAATTCGATACCAGGCGAAACATGCAAGAAATGCGACATGGCGAAAACGTTAGCAATGGAAAATTCAAAAACGAAATGCAAGCTTGAACAACTTAGGCTGGTCATGCAACAAAAGAAACAGAGACGCGAAGCACGCAAGTTAAAAACCCTTCCTTACACCACTCCATCTAAAGCTATAGCTGCGGCTGAAAAACAGGCTGTTATGCAGGAAGAAATAGAGACTGTTGCTTAA
- the LOC126768661 gene encoding protein transport protein Sec61 subunit alpha, translating to MAIKFLEVIKPFCSILPEIAKPERKIQFREKVLWTAITLFIFLVCCQIPLFGIMSSDSADPFYWIRVILASNRGTLMELGISPIVTSGLIMQLLAGAKIIEVGDTPKDRALFNGAQKLFGMVITVGQAIVYVMTGMYGEPSEIGAGVCLLIIIQLFVAGLIVLLLDELLQKGYGLGSGISLFIATNICETIVWKAFSPATVNTGRGTEFEGAVIALFHLLATRPDKVRALREAFYRQNLPNLMNLLATVLVFAIVIYFQGFRVDLPIKSARYRGQYSSYPIKLFYTSNIPIILQSALVSNLYVISQMLAVKFSGNFLVNLLGVWADVSGGGPARAYPVGGLCYYFSPPESLAHIAHDPLHAVLYIIFMLGSCAFFSKTWIDVSGSSAKDVAKQLKEQQMVMRGHRDNSMIHELNRYIPTAAAFGGLCIGALSVLADFLGAIGSGTGILLAVTIIYQYFEIFVKEQAEMGGMSTLLF from the exons ATGGCGA TAAAATTCCTCGAAGTAATAAAACCGTTTTGCAGTATATTACCTGAAATAGCAAAACCGGAGAGAAAG ATTCAATTCAGGGAAAAAGTATTATGGACAGCTATTACgctatttattttcttagtatGCTGCCAG ATCCCATTATTTGGTATAATGTCATCGGACAGTGCAGACCCGTTCTACTGGATCCGTGTGATCCTGGCTTCTAACAGAGGAACACTTATGGAACTTGGTATCTCTCCTATCGTCACATCAGGTCTTATCATGCAACTGCTTGCGGGAGCAAAGATCATTGAAGTTGGTGATACTCCAAAAGACAGAGCATTGTTCAATGGAGCTCAAAAAt TGTTTGGAATGGTGATAACCGTTGGTCAAGCCATAGTTTATGTAATGACTGGCATGTACGGAGAGCCCAGTGAAATTGGTGCTGGAGTATGTCTTCTTATCATCATACAACTGTTCGTTGCTGGATTGATTGTTTTACTGCTTGATGAACTGTTACAAAAAG GATATGGTTTGGGCTCTGGTATTTCTCTGTTTATTGCCACAAATATTTGTGAAACAATTGTATGGAAAGCCTTCTCTCCTGCTACCGTCAATACTG GTCGCGGCACAGAATTTGAAGGTGCAGTGATAGCGCTTTTCCATCTTCTCGCCACAAGGCCTGACAAAGTGCGTGCTCTTCGCGAGGCCTTCTACCGCCAGAACCTGCCCAACCTCATGAACTTGCTTGCTACTGTACTGGTCTTCGCCATAGTTATATACTTCCAG GGCTTCAGAGTGGATCTACCCATCAAGTCAGCGCGCTACCGCGGCCAGTACTCGTCGTACCCTATCAAACTGTTTTACACTTCCAACATACCCATCATTTTGCAATCTGCACTTGTCTCCAATCTTTATGTCATATCTCAG ATGTTGGCAGTCAAATTCAGTGGAAACTTCCTAGTCAATCTCCTGGGAGTGTGGGCTGATGTGAGTGGCGGCGGGCCCGCCCGCGCGTATCCTGTGGGTGGTCTTTGCTATTACTTTAGTCCACCGGAGTCTCTCGCACACATCGCCCACGACCCCTTACATGCCGTCCTCTACATCATCTTCATGTTAGGCTCCTGCGCCTTCTTTTCCAAGACGTGGATTGATGTGTCGGGATCTTCAGCTAAGGat GTGGCAAAACAATTGAAAGAACAACAGATGGTGATGCGCGGCCATCGCGATAACTCGATGATCCACGAACTGAACCGATACATCCCCACCGCGGCCGCCTTCGGAGGTCTCTGCATCGGCGCTCTCTCAGTCCTCGCAGACTTCCTCGGAGCCATCGGCTCGGGCACTGGTATCTTACTCGCCGTCACCATCATCTACCAGTACTTCGAAATATTCGTTAAGGAACAAGCCGAAATGGGCGGCATGAGCACACTTCTATTCTAA
- the LOC126768629 gene encoding pre-rRNA-processing protein TSR1 homolog — translation MQQAHRSGNLKQSNKAHKSRHRSKRGISAAVKGKVNVKEIVRRNRHILKKDERRHQALQIRKNKREEVLSKKRALGGNRNPPFLVCIVPLNAQLDVQSALVILKTCSEGAVVSQSSNGIVHIGLPNFKQRFSFICPDIDNEFSLLDALKIADTVLFVSSALDEPVDDWGEKALALAMAQGMPTPIVVAMDIEGVHPKKRTSEKQNVQKLVSKWLPEEKIMQLDKSSDGLNVLRRIGNQKRNIIHHREKRPYMLAEEVEYVPDAEGDSGSLKISGYLRGMPLNVNGLIHITGLGDFQMSRIDGLDDPHPLNLIKDNTKSDTMDAEVTKVSVLQVADPNKQESLVSENIPNPMEAEQTWPTDEEIKQANIDTKKKVKKVPKGWSDYQAAWIVESDVEGDGSEGDSENEDDEDNDNDEFMSCEDDNSDQEANEADNDFESVTESEVGPTDEKYDATIDSFEEHEMLKKLVAAREDQQFPDEVDTPQDVPARERFMRYRGLESFRTSAWDPKENLPEDYAKIFQFENYDRTRRRVFKELEESLINMYGFYITIHVKGVRQDLWKAFTAANANAPISVFGLLPHEHKMSLMNVVLKRTGVSDEPIKSKERLIFQVGYRRFIVNPIFSQHTNGSKHKYERFFQPGSTCVATFYAPIQFSPSTVLCFKEKKNTKLQLVASGVLLSCNPDRLVIKRIVLSGHPYKVHKKSAVIRFMFFNRDDVVYFKPCKLRTKYGRTGHIKEPLGTHGHMKCVFDGQLKSQDTVLLNMYKRMFPKWNYEDCIVTDKDWKGSDVLME, via the exons atgcaACAAGCTCATCGTTCTGGAAACTTGAAACAGAGCAATAAAGCTCATAAATCTCGTCACAGATCGAAACGTGGTATATCAGCTGCAGTCAAAG GGAAAGTGAATGTTAAAGAAATTGTACGTCGAAATCGTCATATACTAAAGAAAGATGAAAGACGTCATCAAGCATTACAAATTCGTAAAAATAAACGCGAAGAAGTGCTGTCAAAAAAACGTGCGCTTGGGGGAAATAGAAACCCTCCGTTCCTTGTGTGTATCGTGCCCCTTAATGCGCAGCTGGATGTTCAGTCAGCATTAGTTATATTAAAGACATGTTCTGAAGGAGCTGTTGTGAGCCAGTCTTCAAATGGTATAGTGCACATTGG ccTACCTAACTTCAAGCAAcgcttttcatttatttgtccTGACATAGATAATGAATTCAGTCTTCTTGATGCTCTAAAAATTGCCGACACTGTTTTGTTTGTTAGCTCTGCCCTTGATGAACCAGTTGATGATTGGGGAGAAAAAGCTTTAGCATTAGCCATGGCTCAAGGCATGCCAACACCCATAGTAGTGGCTATGGACATTGAAGGAGTACATCCTAAGAAAAGAACTAGTGAAAAGCAAAATGTACAGAAACTTGTATCAAAATGGTTACCAGAAGAAAAAATTATGCAGCTAGATAAGAGTTCTGATGGATTGAATGTATTACGTAGGATTGGTAAtcaaaaaagaaacattatacATCATAGAGAAAAGAGACCTTACATGCTTGCTGAGGAAGTTGAGTATGTACCAGATGCAGAGGGTGACAGTGGTTCACTAAAAATTAGTGGTTACTTACGTGGCATGCCTTTGAATGTTAATGGATTGATTCATATAACTGGCTTGGGAGATTTTCAAATGTCTCGAATTGATGGACTTGATGATCCACATCCTTTAAATCTTATCAAGGATAATACCAAATCTGATACAATGGATGCTGAAGTCACTAAAGTATCTGTGTTACAAGTAGCTGATCCAAATAAGCAGGAATCTCTAGTATCAGAAAATATTCCAAATCCAATGGAAGCAGAGCAAACATGGCCAACTGATGAAGAAATCAAACAAGCAAATATTGATACTAAGAAAAAAGTTAAGAAAGTTCCAAAGGGTTGGTCAGACTATCAGGCAGCTTGGATTGTTGAGTCTGATGTCGAAGGTGATGGTTCTGAAGGAGACAGTGAAAATGAAGATGATGAAGATAACGATAATGATGAGTTCATGTCATGTGAAGACGATAATTCAGACCAAGAGGCAAATGAAGCTGATAATGATTTTGAATCTGTTACTGAATCAGAGGTTGGTCCGACTGATGAAAAATATGATGCTACAATTGACAGTTTTGAGGAACATGAAATGCTCAAGAAATTGGTTGCTGCTAGGGAAGACCAACAGTTTCCAGATGAAGTTGATACACCACAAGATGTACCAGCAAGAGAGAGATTTATGAGGTACAGAGGTTTAGAGTCATTTAGAACCTCAGCCTGGGATCCTAAAGAAAATCTTCCAGAGGATTatgctaaaatatttcaatttgaaaattatgATCGAACAAGGAGACGAGTTTTCAAAGAGCTTGAAGAAAGTCTTATTAACATG TATGGTTTCTACATAACAATTCATGTAAAAGGTGTTCGACAAGATTTATGGAAAGCATTCACTGCAGCTAATGCTAATGCTCCCATATCAGTGTTTGGTCTTCTACCTCATGAACATAAAATGTCATTAATGAATGTGGTGTTAAAACGCACTGGAGTAAGTGATGAGCCAATAAAGAGTAAAGAGAGGCTTATATTTCAAGTGGGATACAGAAGATTTATTGTCAATCCAATATTTAGTCAACACACAAATGGAAGTAAACATAAG TATGAGCGATTCTTCCAGCCAGGATCTACTTGTGTGGCGACATTTTATGCACCCATACAATTTAGTCCATCAACAGTTTTATGTTTCaaa gaaaagaaaaatacaaaattacaactTGTTGCATCAGGAGTACTTCTATCATGTAATCCAGATAGACTTGTAATAAAGAGGATTGTGCTGTCTGGTCACCCATATAAG GTTCACAAGAAATCAGCAGTTATACGATTCATGTTCTTCAATAGAGATGATGTAGTGTACTTCAAACCATGCAAGTTAAGAACTAAATATGGACGTACTGGTCACATTAAAGAACCTTTAG gAACACATGGCCACATGAAATGCGTATTCGATGGACAGCTGAAATCTCAAGATACAGTACTTTTGAACATGTACAAGCGCATGTTCCCTAAATGGAATTATGAAGATTGTATTGTCACAGACAAGGATTGGAAAGGAAGTGACGTGCTGATGGAATAA